A portion of the Marinobacter alexandrii genome contains these proteins:
- a CDS encoding type II toxin-antitoxin system HipA family toxin, producing MKSLNQIKVGLQFDKEIIPVGRLAIRDSLIYFEYDRDFLEMELNISPIRMSFEPGLQTFDPTLFEGLPGVFNDSLPDGWGRLLLDRFLKSKNLLPQEFSSIDRLAHVGKNGLGALIYEPDQAIEESGEAINLDALAEQSQEVLKGGADEVLQELIDLNGSSAGARPKALIGIDQSRKQIIHGRHDLLEGFEHWIVKFPNSGDGVDAGAIEYVYALMAKEAGIAMTDAHLFSSSRGAGYFAIKRFDRSNNKRLHMHTASGLLHANFRIPSLDYEDIATLTGVLTKDLREVEKLFRLAVFNVLSHNRDDHGKNFSFLMDDLGEWKLSPAYDLTFSSGPGGHQSTMVMGEGQNPKAEHLIKLGLDMKLNQSKINDIIDQVCSALNKWDVLANEYAVSASSITLVKERMSKIK from the coding sequence ATGAAATCATTAAACCAAATCAAAGTCGGCCTTCAATTTGATAAGGAAATAATTCCTGTCGGTAGGTTAGCCATAAGAGACTCTCTGATCTATTTCGAATATGATCGTGATTTTCTTGAAATGGAATTAAACATTTCTCCTATTAGAATGTCCTTTGAGCCAGGATTGCAAACTTTTGATCCTACCTTATTTGAAGGATTACCTGGAGTTTTTAATGACAGCTTACCTGATGGGTGGGGAAGGCTATTGCTGGATCGATTCCTAAAAAGTAAAAATCTACTTCCTCAGGAATTCTCCTCCATAGATCGGCTAGCACATGTAGGTAAAAATGGGCTTGGTGCACTGATTTACGAACCAGATCAAGCTATAGAAGAATCAGGAGAAGCAATAAACCTCGATGCATTAGCGGAACAAAGTCAGGAAGTACTTAAAGGAGGTGCTGATGAAGTGTTACAAGAGCTTATTGATCTCAACGGATCTTCAGCAGGCGCGCGTCCAAAGGCTCTTATAGGTATTGATCAATCTAGAAAACAGATCATTCACGGAAGACATGATTTATTAGAAGGTTTCGAACACTGGATCGTCAAGTTTCCAAATTCAGGAGATGGAGTTGATGCTGGTGCTATCGAATATGTCTATGCTTTAATGGCTAAAGAGGCTGGTATAGCGATGACAGATGCTCACTTATTTTCATCTTCCCGTGGGGCAGGCTATTTTGCGATCAAGAGGTTTGATCGAAGCAACAATAAACGGCTACATATGCACACTGCTAGTGGCTTGCTACACGCCAATTTCAGAATCCCATCCTTAGATTATGAAGATATAGCCACACTTACCGGAGTACTAACCAAGGATCTGAGAGAGGTTGAAAAATTGTTTCGCTTAGCAGTGTTTAACGTCTTATCTCATAACAGAGATGACCATGGTAAAAATTTTTCCTTTCTGATGGATGATTTAGGAGAATGGAAGCTCTCACCAGCATACGATCTCACTTTCTCATCAGGACCCGGTGGTCACCAAAGTACCATGGTCATGGGAGAAGGGCAAAATCCGAAGGCCGAACATTTAATAAAGCTCGGATTAGATATGAAGTTGAATCAATCAAAAATAAACGACATCATTGATCAAGTCTGTAGTGCATTGAACAAATGGGACGTTCTGGCTAATGAATATGCTGTTAGTGCTTCATCAATCACGCTAGTGAAAGAGAGAATGTCAAAAATTAAATAA